The Paenibacillus swuensis genome contains the following window.
GTCTGATTAAAGATGCGTCAGGTAAAGTCGTGGGTTCCGAGTTAATCGGGCAAAATTTCACTGATCCCAAAACCTTTCAAGGACGTGTTTCTTCTATAGAGAATAACGGCGCGGGTTCCGGATCCAATAACTATGCTCCATCCAATCCGGATTTGTTGAAGCGAACGCAGGAGTCGATCAATGCCTGGAAGATTGCGAATCCGGGTGTGCCTGTGAGTCAACTGCCGATCGCGTTGATTACGAATTCCGGTTCAGGTCTGGATCCGCACATTACGCCGCAGTCGGCGGAAGTGCAAATTCCGAGGATCAGCAAGCTGACCGGTGTTCCGCAAGAGGAATTGCTGGAACTGGTGAAGAAGCATACCGAAAGTCGGGACTTGGGCGTGTTTGGCGAACCGCGGGTTAACGTACTGAAAGTAAACATTGATTTAAAAACGATGTTGAAATAAAGAGCTTTTGTCTTAGGTAGGGGGAGGGGATCGCATGGGTACGGAAGGGTTCAGGCGCCGAACGCCGGAG
Protein-coding sequences here:
- the kdpC gene encoding potassium-transporting ATPase subunit KdpC; this translates as MDSNEQHQEFKGSSFVVALRTSLVFIVLCGILYPLVCTGIAQWVMPAQANGSLIKDASGKVVGSELIGQNFTDPKTFQGRVSSIENNGAGSGSNNYAPSNPDLLKRTQESINAWKIANPGVPVSQLPIALITNSGSGLDPHITPQSAEVQIPRISKLTGVPQEELLELVKKHTESRDLGVFGEPRVNVLKVNIDLKTMLK